Sequence from the Clostridium botulinum genome:
GTAACTATAATTACATTTTTCCAATTCATTTTCACCTTTTCATACTTCAAAGTTTTAAATCCAACTAATGCAATCATAGTAAATAACATTAAACTTATCCCCCCCATTACCGCTTGAGGAATAGTACTTATTGCAGTTCCGAATTTAGCTATAAAGCTTAATAATATTGCAAATATGGCTGCTAATCTTAAAATTGATGGATCATAATTTTTAGTCATTGCTAAAACTCCAGTATTCTCTCCATATGTAGTATTAGCTGGACCCCCAAAGAATGCTGCTGTCATTGTAGCTAATCCATCACCTAATAGTGTTCTATTCAGTCCTGGTTCTTCAATAAAATTTTCACCAACTACTTGACCATTAGTTGTTATATCACCAATGTGTTCCATAAATGTAGCTAGTACTACTGGTGCAATAATCATTATAGCTCCAACATCAAATCTAGGTAATGTAAAACTTGGAGTTGCTATGAAACTAGCTTCTGCAATAGCTTGAGTATCTACATACCCAGTAAAGTAAGATACTATATATCCACAAGCAACACCACATAATATTGCTATTTGTGATATAAACCCCTTACCAAAATGTTTTATTCCTAAAGTCACACCTAATGTTATAGCTGCAATAATTATATTCTCTTTTGCCATACTAAATGCTGTGGGAATTAAGTTTAATCCTATTACCATAATCATAGGTCCAACAACCTGTGCTGGTAATACAGCTTTTATTTTTTCAGTACCAATTTTTTTGATAATAAAAGACATTAATACATAGATTAGACCTGCTATCATTATTCCACCTTGTGCATATCTCAAATCACCATATGATGATTTAACAGAACATATTACTGGAATAAATGCAAATGATGAACCTAAAAAGACTGGAACTTTCATTTTAGTACAAATATGAAATATTAATGTTCCAATACCTGCACAAAACAATGCTACTGAAATATCAAGACCTGTTAAGATAGGAACTAAAACCGTGGAGCCAAACATTGCTATTAAATGTTGTAATGCTAGCACTATCTTCTTCCCAGTTTTCCTTAAAGAAATTTCTCCGAATTGCTCTTTTGTATTACTTATGATTTCTGACATAAAAAAAATACCTCCTTAAAAATAAGAGGAAAATACTATTATTTATTTCCCCTTTTTAGCCTCTCTGGACTAAATTAAAAGTTCTTGTCAAATCTTTAGTTTTATAATAATATAGTTTACTTTTAAATTATTAATTTTTGTATTCTACATTATTCTTTATCTTATTATATCTAAAATTCACAAAAAGTAAATAATTTTTTATAAATTCCGTGTAAAAATAAATAATTTAAAAAATGGTAATTATCACACTAATTTATAAGTTAATATAAAATCAATGTGATAATTACCATTAGTTTTTCCTATTTACTTTTATTATTATTTTTTAATATATTATTAAAATGAAAATCTATAGTTATAAGTTTTAAGCCTATCTAACTTTATATTATCAATACTATTTAACTAAAGCGCTCCAATATTTACTACACATTACCTGTATAATCCGAATCTAAAAACATAGCAGCTTCTTTCATTCTTCTTCTATAAAGACCTTCTATCCTTTTTCCTCCCCCATTACTCCAAGCTTGAAAATTAGAAATAATAGTATTTTTATCTCTTATTCCAGAAACGATATTTTTATATAGTGTAGAACCTAACAATCCTGCTGTTCCACAATTATATGCAAAACTAACTAGTGCATCGAATTCATTTTGTTTTAAACTTATATTTTTATCATCTAAAGATTTTTTTATTATTTGAGCATATTTATTATTAATTAAATCTTTTAGCATATCGCTTGCCTTACTTTCAGTTATACTTGATAATCCTTTTATTTCATCACCAGTCATTCCATAACCTAATGTTAAAACCCCTACCATATCATAATATGGTTTAGCAAAAAAGCCCTCCCAAGATTTTATAAAATTAATACATGCCTCAGATACTAGGGAATTTTCTAACATATGACCATCTTTATCAAAGGTATATTGCTTTCCATTAATAGTTGCAGTACAGTCGATATAGCACTTTCCTTTATAGCCAGTACTCGATTCCTCAAGATAATACCAGACCCCTTTTAACTCAATCCATCCAGTTTGCATTACCCCATTAGAATTCATATAATACCATAATTCATCTTTGTCTTTTACCCATCCAGTCTGCATTACTCCCTCATCATTTAAATAATACCAGTTCCCACGTTCTTCATACCATCCTTTTATAACCTTTCCATCTTGACCTTCTACACACCATTTCCATTGTGTCATATTTAATCCTCCTTGGTTAAAAACAGAATTATCTCATGTGAATATTTTCATTAAAGGATTTTAATATATTAAAATTTTATGATTTATTTATTTTTACTTAATAATTAACACATACTACATAATATGAAATTCATATTTAAGTGGTTACTATATTAATATATTTTCCAATTATTGTAGTGTTTTTAATTAATGTATAAATAAAAAAAGAGCCATCGTCGGCTAATGATTAAAAAAACCATTCCAAGATAGCTCATTAAATTTATTAATATTTATTAATCTAATTCTAAGATTGTACCTGTTCTATTGGTAAATGAAGTTTTACATTCCTTATTAAAAATTTCAACTGCTTTTTCACCAGTACAGTGTGATAATCCTAATAGTTCAACTCCTGATTTATTTAAATAATCAACTGATTTTTTTA
This genomic interval carries:
- a CDS encoding uracil-xanthine permease family protein; translation: MSEIISNTKEQFGEISLRKTGKKIVLALQHLIAMFGSTVLVPILTGLDISVALFCAGIGTLIFHICTKMKVPVFLGSSFAFIPVICSVKSSYGDLRYAQGGIMIAGLIYVLMSFIIKKIGTEKIKAVLPAQVVGPMIMVIGLNLIPTAFSMAKENIIIAAITLGVTLGIKHFGKGFISQIAILCGVACGYIVSYFTGYVDTQAIAEASFIATPSFTLPRFDVGAIMIIAPVVLATFMEHIGDITTNGQVVGENFIEEPGLNRTLLGDGLATMTAAFFGGPANTTYGENTGVLAMTKNYDPSILRLAAIFAILLSFIAKFGTAISTIPQAVMGGISLMLFTMIALVGFKTLKYEKVKMNWKNVIIVTTILVIGFLGTFIENKFGILVGIRINDAVSISGLSFAAIVGVGLNLILNRTNFKKVK
- a CDS encoding lysozyme encodes the protein MTQWKWCVEGQDGKVIKGWYEERGNWYYLNDEGVMQTGWVKDKDELWYYMNSNGVMQTGWIELKGVWYYLEESSTGYKGKCYIDCTATINGKQYTFDKDGHMLENSLVSEACINFIKSWEGFFAKPYYDMVGVLTLGYGMTGDEIKGLSSITESKASDMLKDLINNKYAQIIKKSLDDKNISLKQNEFDALVSFAYNCGTAGLLGSTLYKNIVSGIRDKNTIISNFQAWSNGGGKRIEGLYRRRMKEAAMFLDSDYTGNV